The genomic segment TGCGCAGCGCCGACGAGCACGTGTCGATGGACGAGGTGATGGAGGTCTACCTCCCCCTCTCGCGCCTGCTGAACCTGTACGTGGCGGCCACGCAGCAGCTCTTTCGCGTCACCGACAACTTCCTGGGGAGCCCGGCGGCCAGGGTGCCGTACGTGATCGCCGTGGCGGGCTCGGTGGCCGGAGGAAAGAGCACCACGTCGCGCATCCTGCAGGCGTTGCTGGCGCGGTGGCCGGACCATCCCAAGGTCGACCTGGTTACCACCGACGGCTTCCTCTTTCCCAACGCGGTGCTGGAGGAGCGCGGGATCATGCACCGCAAGGGGTTCCCGGAGAGCTACGACGTGCGGCGGCTGGTGCGCTTCCTGGCCGAGCTCAAGTCCGGCGCGGCCGAGGTGCGCGCGCCCGTGTACTCGCACCTGATCTACGACATCGTGGCCGGGCGGGAGCTGGTGGTGCGCCGCCCCGACATCCTGATCCTCGAGGGGCTGAACGTCCTGCAGACGGGCGGCCCCGCCGACCGGCCGTCGCGGGTGTTCGTGTCCGACTTCTTCGACTTCTCCATCTACATCGACGCGCGCGAGGAAGACCTGGAGACGTGGTACCTGCAGCGCTTCCAGCGCCTGCGCGAGACCGCGTTCCGCGACCCCACGTCGTTCTTCCACCAGTACGCCACGGGGATGAGCGAGCAGGAGGCGATGGAGTTCGGCCACCAGGTGTGGGCCACCATCAACGCCGTGAACCTGCGCGAGAACATCGAGCCCACCCGCGAGCGCGCCCGGCTGATCCTGGAGAAGGGGAAGGACCATCGCATCGAGCGGGTGTGGCTGCGGAAGCTCTGAGTGCGAAAGTGCGGGAGTGCGAAAGTGCGAAAGTGCGAAAGTGCGAAAGTGCGAAAGTGCGGGAGTGCGGGAGTGCGTGGAGATAGGGTGCGACGCGACGGATCCCGAGCCCGCGCTGAGTTCTCCCCTCCCCTGCGAAGCGGGGGAGGGGCCGGGGGAGGGGGCCAGCCGGGGCGGGCAGGATGCCTGTCGAAGCCGCCATCGATGCCTGGTAGTCAAACGCAGGGGGATGAAGCCATAAACGCCGGATGATGAAGAAGAACGACCTGCTCGAATCCCTCGGCATTGCCCACCGATCGCCCGATGCGCTCGTGAAGCGGCACCCGCACGTCACGAGCGCAGCGAGCCCGTCCCTCCCCCAGTCGGTTTTGGGGGAGGGACAGGCGCGAAGCGCCAGGGAGAGGGCGCGCGCGGGCGCCTCGCTGCACGAATCCCGGAGATCCCACCTGACTTTTCGTTGATGCCCGACATCACCCTCACCCCCGAATCCGCGCGCGCGCTGATGCTGGCGGCGATGGGGCTGGACCGCCGCCCCCGCCGCCGCGCGTCGAAGCACGACGTGCTGGCGTGCATCCGCCGCATGGGCGCGCTGCAGATCGACACCATCTCCGTGGTCAACCGCAGCCCGTACTTCGTGCTGTGGTCGCGCCTCGGCGCGTACGAGCCGCGCTGGCTCGACGAGCTGCTGGCCGAGGGCGCGCTGTTCGAGTACTGGGCGCACGAGGCCTGCTTCCTTCCCATCGAGGACTATCCACTCTTCCGCCACAAGATGCTCGACCGGAGCTGGATGGGGTGGCGCTACCGGGTGGAAGACAAGTACGCGAAGGAGATCGGCGACCTGCTGGCCCACGTCCGCGCCAACGGCCCCGTACGCTCCGCCGAGCTCGGCGCCCCGAGGTCCGGCACCGGCAGCTGGTGGGGATGGAAGCTGGAGAAGCTCATCCTCGAGGCGCTCTTCTCCACCGGCGAGCTGATGATCGCGCGGCGCGAGGGGTTCCAGCGCGTATACGACCTGCGCGAGCGCGTTCTCCCCGGCTGGGACGACGCCGCGCTCCCGCCGGCAGAGGCGGCGCAGCGCACGCTGGTGTTGAAGGCGGTGCGCGCGCTCGGCGTGGCGAAGGCGAAGTGGGTGGCGGACTGGTACCGCATGTCGAAGAAGGAGACGCCGCGCATCGTCCGCGAGCTGGCGGCGGAGGGTGCGCTCCTCGAAGTCTCCGTCGACGGGTGGAAGGAGCCGGGGTACGTCCATCGCGACCACCGCGACCTCGCCCGGTCGGCGGAGGCGGGGGAGATCAGGCCGGTGCTGACGACGCTCCTCTCCCCCTTCGACCCGCTGGTGTGGGACCGCCAGCGCGGGAGCGAGATGTTCGGCTTCGACTACCGGCTGGAGTGCTACACGCCCGCGCCGAAGCGCGTCTACGGCTACTTCACCCTCCCCATCCTCCGCCGCGGCGCGCTGGTCGGCCGGGTGGACGCCAAGGCGCACCGCCGCGAGGGTGTGTTCGAGCTCAAGGCCGTGCACCTTGAGCCCGGCGTGCGCGCCACCAACGCGCTGGTGGCGGACGTCGCCCGGGCGGTGCGCGAGTGCGCGGCGTGGCACGGCACCCCGCGCATCACCGTGCGCCGCGGCGACCCGCCCGCCTTCGCCGCGAAGCTCTCGGCCGCCGTCGATTCGGAATAGTTGCGCAACCCGGCGCGCGGGCGCTTCGTATCTCCATTCGTGCGACGGACCCCATCACCCCGAGCCGACGATGCAGACGACCACTCCGCCCGCCGCGATGCCCCTCTGGCTTCCCTTCCTCTTCCCCGTCTTCTTCGCGGGGATGTGGCTCTTCGTCACCTACCTGCTGGCGGTGCTGAGCGGGTGGCGGGCGCTGGCGCGCAGGTACCGCGCACAGTCCGCCGCAGGGCCGTGGACCGCGCCGTGGGCATCGGGTTACTTCAACTGGTTCGGCCTGCCCGTGGGCTTCAGCAGCTGCCTGAACGTCGGCGTGAGCGCGCGCGGCGTGGTGCTGAGGCCGGTGCTGGTCTTCGCCGCCGGCGCGCCGCGGCTGGAGATCCCGTGGGAGGAGATGATGGAGTGCCGCAGCTGGCGCCTGTTCGGCATCTTCCCCCGCTTCAGCTTCGTCACCGCCGGGCCGCGGGTGAAGATCACGCTGGTGGGCCGCGCCGGCGCGCTGCTGGACGACGTGTTCGCGCGTGAGCTTCCCGGCCGCGCCGCCGCCGGCGCGTGACGGGCCAACCCCCTCCCCCGGTGCCGCCATGCCGCTGACCTCGCGCGACAGGAAGGACTACATCCTCCGCATGATCGAGCAGATCCGGCGGCTGGTGGAGGAGATGATGGGGAAGGTGAAGGAGGGCGGCGCGCCGGGCGAGCTGCTGGCGCGGGCGCAGCAGGGCGTGGGCGAGCTGCTGGGCCCGCTGGCCGGCATCGCGCCGCGGATGGATTCGGTCACCGCGGGGCAGATGGTGGGCGATCCCGACGTCCTGGGCGCCTGGGCCGAGGTCACCGCCGCCGAGGCCGAGGCGTACCGCGCCGCCGGCGACGCCGCCACCGCCGCGTCGTGCGCGCGCCGGGCGCTGGAGCTGGTGCTCGAGGCGCATCTCCGCACCCCGGCCGACCGCGCCGACCTGGTCGCGCTGATCGCGCGCCTGCGCCCACAGGTGGACGCGGCCGCCCTCGCCCCGCGCCACGGGGACGCGCTCGCCGACGTCCCCGCCGCCCCATCCTGAGCGGTTGTCGTCAATGCTGTGGACAGCCATCGGGTGTCATCCGGACAGGTGTTGCCAAACCCGCGGACACCCCGTCGGGTGTCATCCTGAGGGCGCGGAGCACCGGAACCGAATAAGCGCTGAACTCCGCGCGCCCGAAGGATCTTGCATCGACATGCGCGAGGTCCGTGACGCCGAGCCGGCGTCTCCGCGGGCTCGGTTAGATCCTTCGGTCGGCGCCAAACATCGACGCAGACGCGAGTTCGGCGCGGCGCCTCCCTCATCAGGATGACAGCGAGGGTGTCCCGGAAATATCGAGATCGGCAAACACCGTCTGAGCGTTCTGGCTGTATCGCATCCCGCGATCTGTATCCTTTTGTCACCCTGCCTGTCACGGCTTCGCGGTTCCCAAACGTTCTTTCGGCAGATCCGGATCTGCTCACCCGAACTT from the Longimicrobium sp. genome contains:
- the coaA gene encoding type I pantothenate kinase is translated as MSDPIGSAAGDGGFSPHIEFSRDEWARLRGATPLTLDQADLDALRSADEHVSMDEVMEVYLPLSRLLNLYVAATQQLFRVTDNFLGSPAARVPYVIAVAGSVAGGKSTTSRILQALLARWPDHPKVDLVTTDGFLFPNAVLEERGIMHRKGFPESYDVRRLVRFLAELKSGAAEVRAPVYSHLIYDIVAGRELVVRRPDILILEGLNVLQTGGPADRPSRVFVSDFFDFSIYIDAREEDLETWYLQRFQRLRETAFRDPTSFFHQYATGMSEQEAMEFGHQVWATINAVNLRENIEPTRERARLILEKGKDHRIERVWLRKL
- a CDS encoding crosslink repair DNA glycosylase YcaQ family protein; its protein translation is MPDITLTPESARALMLAAMGLDRRPRRRASKHDVLACIRRMGALQIDTISVVNRSPYFVLWSRLGAYEPRWLDELLAEGALFEYWAHEACFLPIEDYPLFRHKMLDRSWMGWRYRVEDKYAKEIGDLLAHVRANGPVRSAELGAPRSGTGSWWGWKLEKLILEALFSTGELMIARREGFQRVYDLRERVLPGWDDAALPPAEAAQRTLVLKAVRALGVAKAKWVADWYRMSKKETPRIVRELAAEGALLEVSVDGWKEPGYVHRDHRDLARSAEAGEIRPVLTTLLSPFDPLVWDRQRGSEMFGFDYRLECYTPAPKRVYGYFTLPILRRGALVGRVDAKAHRREGVFELKAVHLEPGVRATNALVADVARAVRECAAWHGTPRITVRRGDPPAFAAKLSAAVDSE